The proteins below come from a single Drosophila kikkawai strain 14028-0561.14 chromosome 3R, DkikHiC1v2, whole genome shotgun sequence genomic window:
- the Axn gene encoding axin isoform X2, with amino-acid sequence MSVQPSSGLRKNDDNECSGPRPPVPGEESRVKKMTEGAVETSKNSPPSYLNWARTLNHLLEDRDGVELFKKYVEEEAPAYNDHLNFYFACEGLKQQTDPEKVKQIIGAIYRFLRKSKLSISDDLRAQIKAIKTNPEISLSPHIFDPMQHHVEVTIRDNIYPTFLCSDMYIQYIQQMSALQERCSSSGATGSGSAGSSGSGGSSLVGACALPAFTAKQQQRQLQQLVPPGAFINLPVSSVSGPPAGTCSASGSVYGPSTSASSSGSISATDTLPRSSTLPTLHEDSVLSLCDDFEKVQMQDGGGPGGAGARAPDYPIRLTRDLLIATQKRRLEIRPPGDGRPYIQRRHSSTESKAIRQSAMANKETNTFQVIPRTQRLHSNEHRPLKEDDFVALLIPKLEEVKRKRDLEERARERNPGAALLTNERSTASDRAFAEAIREKFALDEDNDQDILDQHVSRVWKDQTPHRSPGTMSPCPPIPSRRRTATHDSGMVSDGAMSLSGHSMKHSKSMPDHSSCSSRKLTNKWPSMNTDSGISMFSADTVTKYKESSTRSGSSTASKLEEAKRRLEDEPRRSRRYTQPPMQQGHLAQPPIASFSSSTGGGSISLPHPHQLQLQTAAAPPPLPAKPPETIVVFSFCEEPVPYRIKIPGTQPTLRQFKDYLPRRGHFRFFFKTHCEDPDSPVIQEEIVNDSDILPLFGDKAMGLVKPSD; translated from the exons ATGAGTGTCCAACCATCATCGGGACTCCGGAAAAATGATGATAATGAGTGTAGTGGGCCACGACCACCTGTTCCCGGAGAAGAGAGCCGTGTTAAAAAG ATGACCGAAGGGGCAGTAGAGACCTCGAAGAATTCGCCGCCATCCTATCTGAATTGGGCTCGGACGCTGAACCACTTGCTGGAGGATCGCGATGGGGTCGAGCTCTTCAAGAAGTACGTCGAAGAAGAGGCGCCCGCCTACAATGACCACCTCAACTTCTATTTTGCCTGCGAGGGCCTCAAGCAGCAGACGGACCCGGAGAAGGTCAAGCAGATAATCGGAGCAATCTACAG ATTTCTGCGCAAGAGTAAGCTGTCTATCTCTGATGACCTGCGCGCCCAGATCAAGGCAATCAAGACGAACCCCGAGATCTCGCTTAGCCCGCACATCTTCGATCCTATGCAACACCATGTGGAGGTTACCATCCGAGACAACATTTACCCCACGTTTCTGTGCTCGGATATGTACATCCAATATATCCAGCAAATGTCCGCATTACAGGagcgctgcagcagcagcggcgcgACGGGATCGGGCAGTGCCGGGAGCAGCGGTAGTGGTGGCAGCAGCCTCGTCGGGGCGTGCGCCCTACCTGCATTTACTgcaaagcaacagcagcgccAGCTCCAGCAGCTAGTGCCGCCCGGTGCCTTCATTAACCTGCCAGTGAGCAGCGTGAGCGGGCCGCCAGCTGGCACGTGTAGTGCCAGCGGCAGTGTGTACGGTCCCTCGACGTCGGCCAGTTCAAGCGGCTCCATCAGCGCCACCGACACACTGCCACGCAGCTCCACGCTGCCCACGCTGCACGAGGACTCGGTGCTGTCGCTCTGCGACGACTTCGAGAAGGTGCAAATGCAGGATGGGGGTGGACCCGGAGGTGCAGGGGCGCGAGCTCCCGACTACCCAATACGACTGACGCGGGACCTACTAATAGCAACACAGAAAAGAAGACTGGAAATTCGACCTCCTGG GGACGGTCGCCCGTACATACAACGCAGACACAGCTCGACAGAGAGCAAGGCGATTCGCCAGAGCGCGATGGCAAATAAGGAGACCAATACCTTTCAG GTTATACCTCGCACACAACGACTACATTCGAACGAGCACAGACCACTGAAGGAGGACGACTTTGTGGCTCTTCTTATACCTAAGCTGGAAGAAGTAAAGCGAAAGCGTGACCTGGAGGAAAGAGCTCGCGAG CGGAATCCCGGAGCTGCGCTGCTGACCAATGAACGATCCACCGCCAGCGATCGCGCCTTCGCCGAAGCGATTCGGGAGAAGTTTGCATTGGACGAGGACAACGACCAAGACATTCTTGACCAGCATGTGTCGCGGGTGTGGAAGGACCAAACGCCGCACCGCTCACCAGGAACAATGTCACCCTGCCCGCCAATTCCGTCGCGAAGACGCACGGCTACACATGACTCGGGCATGGTCAGCGATGGCGCCATGAGCCTAA GCGGGCACTCCATGAAGCACTCGAAATCCATGCCGGATCACAGTTCCTGCTCCTCGAGGAAGTTGACAAATAAATGGCCTTCCATGAACACAGACAGTGGTATAAGCATGTTCTCGGCCGACACTGTTACCAAGTACAAAGAATCGAG CACTCGATCCGGCTCAAGCACAGCCTCGAAGCTGGAGGAGGCCAAACGAAGACTGGAAGACGAGCCGCGACGCTCTCGTCGATATACCCAGCCGCCTATGCAGCAGGGACACTTGGCGCAACCGCCTATCGCCTCCTTTAGCAGCAGCACCGGCGGCGGTAGCATCAGCCTGCCACATCCGcaccagcttcagcttcaAACCGCGGCGGCGCCTCCGCCTCTGCCGGCTAAGCCACCGGAGACGATCGTTGTGTTCTCATTCTGCGAGGAGCCAGTTCCGTACAGAATAAAAATACCCGGTACCCAGCCTACCCTGCGTCAGTTCAAGGATTATCTGCCAAGAAGGGGTCACTTTAG ATTCTTCTTCAAGACGCACTGCGAGGACCCGGACAGTCCAGTGATTCAGGAAGAGATTGTTAATGACTCCGACATACTGCCCTTGTTTGGAGACAAAGCGATGGGTCTTGTCAAGCCATCCGATTAA
- the Axn gene encoding axin isoform X1 yields MSVQPSSGLRKNDDNECSGPRPPVPGEESRVKKMTEGAVETSKNSPPSYLNWARTLNHLLEDRDGVELFKKYVEEEAPAYNDHLNFYFACEGLKQQTDPEKVKQIIGAIYRFLRKSKLSISDDLRAQIKAIKTNPEISLSPHIFDPMQHHVEVTIRDNIYPTFLCSDMYIQYIQQMSALQERCSSSGATGSGSAGSSGSGGSSLVGACALPAFTAKQQQRQLQQLVPPGAFINLPVSSVSGPPAGTCSASGSVYGPSTSASSSGSISATDTLPRSSTLPTLHEDSVLSLCDDFEKVQMQDGGGPGGAGARAPDYPIRLTRDLLIATQKRRLEIRPPGAHGYVYTASTNTSYVPNSRVDSERASVSSGGRTDSDTMSLSSCSMDGRPYIQRRHSSTESKAIRQSAMANKETNTFQVIPRTQRLHSNEHRPLKEDDFVALLIPKLEEVKRKRDLEERARERNPGAALLTNERSTASDRAFAEAIREKFALDEDNDQDILDQHVSRVWKDQTPHRSPGTMSPCPPIPSRRRTATHDSGMVSDGAMSLSGHSMKHSKSMPDHSSCSSRKLTNKWPSMNTDSGISMFSADTVTKYKESSTRSGSSTASKLEEAKRRLEDEPRRSRRYTQPPMQQGHLAQPPIASFSSSTGGGSISLPHPHQLQLQTAAAPPPLPAKPPETIVVFSFCEEPVPYRIKIPGTQPTLRQFKDYLPRRGHFRFFFKTHCEDPDSPVIQEEIVNDSDILPLFGDKAMGLVKPSD; encoded by the exons ATGAGTGTCCAACCATCATCGGGACTCCGGAAAAATGATGATAATGAGTGTAGTGGGCCACGACCACCTGTTCCCGGAGAAGAGAGCCGTGTTAAAAAG ATGACCGAAGGGGCAGTAGAGACCTCGAAGAATTCGCCGCCATCCTATCTGAATTGGGCTCGGACGCTGAACCACTTGCTGGAGGATCGCGATGGGGTCGAGCTCTTCAAGAAGTACGTCGAAGAAGAGGCGCCCGCCTACAATGACCACCTCAACTTCTATTTTGCCTGCGAGGGCCTCAAGCAGCAGACGGACCCGGAGAAGGTCAAGCAGATAATCGGAGCAATCTACAG ATTTCTGCGCAAGAGTAAGCTGTCTATCTCTGATGACCTGCGCGCCCAGATCAAGGCAATCAAGACGAACCCCGAGATCTCGCTTAGCCCGCACATCTTCGATCCTATGCAACACCATGTGGAGGTTACCATCCGAGACAACATTTACCCCACGTTTCTGTGCTCGGATATGTACATCCAATATATCCAGCAAATGTCCGCATTACAGGagcgctgcagcagcagcggcgcgACGGGATCGGGCAGTGCCGGGAGCAGCGGTAGTGGTGGCAGCAGCCTCGTCGGGGCGTGCGCCCTACCTGCATTTACTgcaaagcaacagcagcgccAGCTCCAGCAGCTAGTGCCGCCCGGTGCCTTCATTAACCTGCCAGTGAGCAGCGTGAGCGGGCCGCCAGCTGGCACGTGTAGTGCCAGCGGCAGTGTGTACGGTCCCTCGACGTCGGCCAGTTCAAGCGGCTCCATCAGCGCCACCGACACACTGCCACGCAGCTCCACGCTGCCCACGCTGCACGAGGACTCGGTGCTGTCGCTCTGCGACGACTTCGAGAAGGTGCAAATGCAGGATGGGGGTGGACCCGGAGGTGCAGGGGCGCGAGCTCCCGACTACCCAATACGACTGACGCGGGACCTACTAATAGCAACACAGAAAAGAAGACTGGAAATTCGACCTCCTGG TGCCCACGGTTATGTGTACACAGCGAGCACGAACACCTCCTATGTGCCGAATTCGCGGGTTGACTCGGAGAGGGCCAGCGTCAGCTCCGGCGGACGTACCGACTCTGACACCATGTCGCTCTCCAGTTGTTCAAT GGACGGTCGCCCGTACATACAACGCAGACACAGCTCGACAGAGAGCAAGGCGATTCGCCAGAGCGCGATGGCAAATAAGGAGACCAATACCTTTCAG GTTATACCTCGCACACAACGACTACATTCGAACGAGCACAGACCACTGAAGGAGGACGACTTTGTGGCTCTTCTTATACCTAAGCTGGAAGAAGTAAAGCGAAAGCGTGACCTGGAGGAAAGAGCTCGCGAG CGGAATCCCGGAGCTGCGCTGCTGACCAATGAACGATCCACCGCCAGCGATCGCGCCTTCGCCGAAGCGATTCGGGAGAAGTTTGCATTGGACGAGGACAACGACCAAGACATTCTTGACCAGCATGTGTCGCGGGTGTGGAAGGACCAAACGCCGCACCGCTCACCAGGAACAATGTCACCCTGCCCGCCAATTCCGTCGCGAAGACGCACGGCTACACATGACTCGGGCATGGTCAGCGATGGCGCCATGAGCCTAA GCGGGCACTCCATGAAGCACTCGAAATCCATGCCGGATCACAGTTCCTGCTCCTCGAGGAAGTTGACAAATAAATGGCCTTCCATGAACACAGACAGTGGTATAAGCATGTTCTCGGCCGACACTGTTACCAAGTACAAAGAATCGAG CACTCGATCCGGCTCAAGCACAGCCTCGAAGCTGGAGGAGGCCAAACGAAGACTGGAAGACGAGCCGCGACGCTCTCGTCGATATACCCAGCCGCCTATGCAGCAGGGACACTTGGCGCAACCGCCTATCGCCTCCTTTAGCAGCAGCACCGGCGGCGGTAGCATCAGCCTGCCACATCCGcaccagcttcagcttcaAACCGCGGCGGCGCCTCCGCCTCTGCCGGCTAAGCCACCGGAGACGATCGTTGTGTTCTCATTCTGCGAGGAGCCAGTTCCGTACAGAATAAAAATACCCGGTACCCAGCCTACCCTGCGTCAGTTCAAGGATTATCTGCCAAGAAGGGGTCACTTTAG ATTCTTCTTCAAGACGCACTGCGAGGACCCGGACAGTCCAGTGATTCAGGAAGAGATTGTTAATGACTCCGACATACTGCCCTTGTTTGGAGACAAAGCGATGGGTCTTGTCAAGCCATCCGATTAA
- the ZIPIC gene encoding zinc finger protein ZIPIC, which yields MNCCICQFSVRAPKNIHTETVGNPPVLISDLVLQCTKGTDYVLAKESSMICKKCSEKLTRYHKSIQIARKLRQEILELIHSPFLAKDLNHSPLKDDAVKVERIAKFDGNIEEAVDFEEQEFEEEEEEEGGEDMDSATETELVHQGTIEEVVGEDEEHTFVLNEADEEGEDEQFQSMDLELDIDNEIIINDEATATQEEVVPQTKHEAEDAEFFKEDTMSEFEDHLDGTIEYIISDAEDHEQDLDSSGDYIVNIQCPSCPEKFSSRRAYNAHTKREHFPGYVCDQCGKTLQSYSGFIGHLQNHEPVKQFACPVCPERFSRKFRLKHHMAWHTGETPYQCEVCSKRFVHKVALYKHKMIHDNETKRLECQVCGFKTRTKAHLERHTRSHTGDKPFACPVCNKRFSQMYNMKAHLREHESPGTNRHRRFHCTKCTHTFINEQNYISHVQRDDCTAV from the coding sequence ATGAATTGTTGCATTTGCCAGTTTTCTGTGCGCGCCCCCAAAAACATACACACTGAGACAGTCGGGAATCCGCCGGTTCTGATCAGTGATCTGGTCCTGCAATGCACCAAGGGCACCGACTACGTCCTGGCCAAGGAGTCGTCGATGATATGTAAGAAGTGCAGCGAAAAACTGACCCGATACCACAAATCAATACAAATCGCGCGCAAGCTGCGCCAGGAGATCCTGGAACTCATCCACAGCCCCTTCCTTGCCAAGGACCTAAACCATTCGCCGCTGAAGGATGATGCGGTGAAGGTCGAACGCATAGCCAAGTTCGATGGAAATATTGAGGAAGCCGTCGACTTCGAGGAGCAGGAGTttgaagaggaggaggaggaggagggcggGGAAGACATGGATAGCGCCACGGAGACGGAGTTAGTGCACCAAGGTACTATTGAGGAGGTAGTGGGGGAGGACGAGGAGCACACCTTTGTACTTAATGAGGCAGACGAAGAAGGCGAAGATGAGCAGTTCCAGTCGATGGACCTAGAGTTAGATATTGATAACGAGATAATCATAAATGATGAGGCCACGGCCACCCAAGAGGAGGTCGTGCCGCAGACAAAGCATGAAGCAGAAGATGCTGAATTCTTCAAGGAGGACACCATGAGTGAATTCGAAGACCATCTGGACGGCACAATAGAATATATAATATCTGACGCCGAGGACCACGAGCAAGACTTGGACAGTTCAGGTGACTACATAGTGAACATCCAGTGCCCAAGCTGTCCAGAGAAGTTTTCTAGCCGGCGCGCCTACAATGCCCACACAAAACGCGAGCACTTTCCGGGCTACGTCTGTGATCAGTGCGGCAAAACCCTACAGTCTTACTCGGGATTCATTGGCCACCTGCAGAACCACGAGCCAGTGAAGCAGTTCGCCTGCCCCGTCTGCCCGGAACGTTTCAGCCGCAAGTTCAGGCTGAAGCACCACATGGCCTGGCACACCGGTGAAACGCCCTATCAGTGCGAGGTATGCTCCAAGCGGTTCGTTCACAAGGTGGCTCTCTACAAGCACAAGATGATCCACGACAACGAGACGAAACGGCTGGAGTGCCAGGTTTGTGGATTCAAGACCCGCACCAAGGCTCATCTGGAGCGGCACACTCGCTCTCACACGGGCGACAAACCCTTTGCTTGTCCCGTATGCAATAAGCGTTTCTCCCAGATGTACAACATGAAGGCCCATCTGCGGGAGCACGAGAGCCCGGGCACCAATCGCCACCGACGCTTCCACTGTACGAAGTGCACGCACACGTTCATAAACGAGCAGAACTACATAAGCCATGTGCAGCGCGACGACTGCACGGCAGTCTAG
- the ocn gene encoding sex-regulated protein janus-B translates to MRNLKLLVPISQIVCPARMQSVSRVNALLLNVPRVQITSGKNQYLLMVIHIHGQTRFGRTIVRGDTDKSHEDIFEETKEQMDEIGICTKSLGGGFIENTEKKKLIQIYGCCKTFGEAPHGRTKDILLSWTKYQNYNILVRK, encoded by the exons atgagaAACCTAAAATTGTTGGTACCCATCTCCCAGATTGTTTGCCCTGCTCGCATGCAGAGCGTTTCAAGGGTAAACGCTCTTTTGTTAAATGTGCCAAGAGTCCAGATCACATCGGGAAAAAATCAATATCTTTTAATGGTGATCCATATTCATGGACAAACGAGATTCGGCAGGACGATCGTCCGTGGAGACACCGACAAAAGCCATG AGGACATTTTTGAGGAAACCAAGGAACAAATGGATGAGATTGGCATATGCACCAAGTCCCTTGGAGGCGGGTTTATAGAAAACACTGAGAAAAAGAAGTTGATCCAGATTTATGGATGCTGCAAG ACGTTTGGGGAAGCGCCTCATGGAAGGACCAAGGACATCTTGCTTTCGTGGACcaaatatcaaaattataatatcctcGTGCGCAAATAA
- the janB gene encoding sex-regulated protein janus-B, translated as MKLLKKLVLLPRCVLPLQKGFSTDLPNLLGIPRVKIPEGQTRYLLLMAYSHGYTKFGRTIVRAADVKNHLEIFDQALEELESGGICAKCLGGGMIDNDVKGKKIRIYGSSQTFGNADHFRTKNILQSWSAYRDFQIVVN; from the exons ATGAAATTGTTAAAGAAACTTGTCCTGCTTCCACGATGTGTTCTCCCTTTGC AAAAAGGTTTTTCCACCGATTTGCCCAATCTGTTAGGCATTCCTAGAGTTAAGATACCGGAGGGCCAAACTCGTTATTTATTGCTTATGGCTTACTCGCATGGCTATACGAAGTTTGGAAGGACCATCGTCCGGGCCGCTGATGTTAAGAATCACT TGGAAATATTCGACCAAGCTTTGGAGGAATTGGAATCGGGGGGAATTTGCGCGAAATGTCTTGGCGGTGGAATGATTGACAATGATGTGAAGGGTAAAAAAATACGAATATATGGCTCAAGTCAA ACTTTCGGGAATGCTGACCACTTCAGGACAAAGAATATATTACAGTCCTGGTCCGCATACAGGGACTTCCAAATTGTGGTCAATTAA
- the janA gene encoding sex-regulated protein janus-A, with the protein MTEALEAVPLVKISPQGIFKYILINVADGDSIKTVVRGFDDCEWHADIFEREETIFMASKLKAECIGGGRIEHDPEKKYMKVYGYSQGFGKADHSQSKRILETKYPDYKIEISDDGY; encoded by the exons ATGACCGAAGCACTTGAAGCAGTACCCCTGGTTAAAATCAGTCCCCAggggatttttaaatatattctaatcAATGTCGCTGACGGCGATTCGATCAAGACTGTAGTTCGCGGCTTTGACGATTGCGAGTGGCATG CCGACATTTTTGAACGGGAGGAGACGATTTTCATGGCATCCAAGCTCAAAGCCGAATGCATTGGAGGTGGACGCATCGAACACGATCCTGAGAAGAAGTATATGAAGGTGTACGGGTACTCTCAG GGATTTGGAAAAGCGGACCATAGTCAGAGCAAACGAATCTTGGAAACAAAGTACCCGGACTACAAAATCGAAATCTCTGATGATGGGTACTAG